A single window of Oncorhynchus clarkii lewisi isolate Uvic-CL-2024 chromosome 10, UVic_Ocla_1.0, whole genome shotgun sequence DNA harbors:
- the LOC139419617 gene encoding SLC35A4 upstream open reading frame protein-like translates to MADDKLKDLAELKDQLEDVQRHVEKEVQAGIPQGGSVLASPFLKGFLAGYVVSRLRSSAVLGVVLGTCTGIFAAQNFGVPNIEETLKDYFNTLKGPSK, encoded by the exons ATGGCGGACGACAAG CTAAAGGATCTGGCAGAGCTCAAGGACCAGCTAGAGGACGTTCAGCGCCACGTGGAGAAGGAAGTACAGGCTGGGATCCCACAG GGTGGCAGTGTGCTGGCCTCTCCTTTCCTCAAGGGCTTCTTGGCAGGGTATGTTGTGTCTAGGCTGCGATCCTCTGCGGTTTTGGGCGTGGTCCTTGGGACTTGCACAGGCATCTTTGCAGCTCAAAACTTTGGCGTGCCCAACATCGAGGAAACTCTGAAAGACTATTTCAACACTCTTAAAGGACCCAGCAAGTAG